A genomic window from Anoplolepis gracilipes chromosome 6, ASM4749672v1, whole genome shotgun sequence includes:
- the LOC140666441 gene encoding uncharacterized protein — protein MDLSEDQMEPRDVEQACTLPKFSELRPVLDVSTSDENVHSSNDEIIVQPQTAQASISSNKNLRNWTLKQIPDITAFLDSCDLSLISHLYENPIIKQMVMNVPNFHPNIFNTQSNSMPLSVIGGIYSASTSQANAIKQEIDVQSREQINSDKESQIQLNQQTSLVTEYIQKLQATSLQQLFKLAEVNKKQKAEEKVEQTQNNILNIPSVRSLHQQNNSNFMSSNLNQMIVAINPSDLNLQNEQQENESNVQPVLKVEQQVQTDLPKVEKKSKFRAKIGEIKMAVGYDGSTLFYCPECNLAYPNRSDIEQHIQAHLQERKYQCKECGAMLKRKEHLDQHMRGHSDERPFKCRICHKGFKRNEHLTRHGVIHSGNKNFSCKMCNKAFSRKDHLSKHIQTHLGIRKNKTKEDSYYISQKNARLFDNKTDPAMMLKHEPTFLQHLQKNSALLQTFSSLKEQMSRNANVPQQAQGDNTNGNARYLLPS, from the exons ATGGACTTATCCGAGGACCAGATGGAGCCTCGCGACGTAGAACAAGCTTGTACGTTGCCGAAATTCTCCGAATTACGTCCGGTATTGGATGTTTCTACCAGCGACGAAAACGTGCATTCTTCGAATGACGAAATTATCGTGCAGCCTCAAACGGCGCAAGCTTCTATCtctagcaataaaaatttaagaaattggaCCCTGAAACAGATACcg gATATAACCGCATTCTTAGACTCATGCGATTTATCCCTCATCTCTCATCTGTACGAGAATCCAATTATAAAGCAAATGGTTATGAATGTTCCAAATTTTCAtccaaatatattcaatacgCAATCAAATAGTATGCCACTAAGTGTTATTGGTGGTATATATTCGGCTTCCACGTCACAAGCAAATGCTATAAAGCAAGAGATAGATGTTCAGTCTAGAGAGCAGATAAATTCGGATAAG gaaTCTCAAATTCAATTGAATCAGCAAACATCGCTAGTGACTGAATATATCCAGAAACTACAAGCTACGTCTCTGCAACAGTTGTTCAAACTGGCAGAAGTAAACAAGAAACAAAAGGCGGAGGAAAAAGTAGAGCAAAcacagaataatattttaaatataccgAGTGTCCGTAGTCTTCATCAACAAAATAATAGCAACTTTATGAGTAGCAACTTAAATCAGATGATAGTAGCCATTAATCCGAGCGATCTGAATCTACAAAATGAACAACAAGAAAACGAGAGCAATGTGCAACCTGTACTCAAAGTAGAGCAACAAGTACAAACCGATTTGCCAAAAGTTGAGAAGAAGTCGAAGTTTCGGGCAAAAATCGGCGAGATTAAAATGGCCGTTGGCTATGACGGAAGTACTCTTTTCTATTGTCCAGAGTGCAATTTAGCATATCCAAATAGATCAGACATCGAACAACATATACAGGCTCATTTACag GAACGCAAGTACCAATGCAAAGAATGTGGTGCCATGTTGAAGAGAAAAGAGCATCTTGATCAGCACATGCGCGGTCATTCAGATGAGCGACCTTTTAAATGCAGAATCTGCCACAAAGGGTTCAAGAGAAACGAGCATTTAACGAGACATGGTGTTATTCATTCCGGcaataagaatttttcttgcaaaatgTGTAATAAAGCATTCTCGCGCAAGGACCACTTAAGCAAGCACATACAAACGCATTTAGGcattcgaaaaaataaaacaaaggaGGATTCTTATTACATCAGTCAAAAGAATGCAAGATTATTTGATAACAAGACTGATCCTGCAATGATGCTGAAACATGAACCGACTTTTCTGCAGCATCTTCAGAAAAATTCAGCCTTGCTGCAGACATTCTCTTCTCTTAAAGAGCAAATGTCAAGAAATGCAAATGTACCTCAACAAGCACAGGGCGACAATACCAACGGAAACGCAAGGTACTTACTGCCATCTTAg
- the LOC140666440 gene encoding uncharacterized protein isoform X3 yields MFSSEAHIKSLINCCNHKSQGSIERNTNLWKLRNDSSEISAVLNPDFFCVNSKHTTMSVPNITSSGKLILTSKKPRQQFTPRKPVKECYCNYEVKKIHVRSSRTQRKPASPCRQCRSQFEIKSIKETDHKAALTSPISCETFRRVKKIDYTPRSQFLRNVQNKVFELQTGGEGDCLRTCPRSSSYHRFMTSPRMQDTIQDEKSTLPNEHKRVDKRQLFPASPKTPANSLASERIESDDVTCTLSKGIQVFSRKLSKSTLRKTLRSKRQIPKSSERPISKSPTRSKRAIQLCKQDCPCCTKEPNRTTKFDKDERVQTYNLPEYSEQRDQCLKQDDGFTIDDTVDQEIENLKKFREQNYFETHGSSHTLTSSRSLQQYLLNERLFPESVGKIHKQDLVVTMPPCATMQKKRIHYFPRYVVRQEKKACNTNYRRKQCQSCPLTGHAIDLGVLKARPPLNSLALKYQKRVS; encoded by the exons ATGTTCAGTTCTGAAGCACATATCAA ATCTTTGATAAATTGCTGTAATCATAAGAGTCAAGGTAGTATAGAAAGAAATACTAATTTATGGAAATTGCGCAATGACTCGAGTGAAATCAGTGCTGTTTTAAATCCAGATTTTTTCTGTGTCAATTCTAAACACACAACTATGTCAGTGCCAAATATAACGTCCTCTGGAAAACTAATACTAACATCTAAAAAACCGCGACAGCAATTTACCCCTAGAAAGCCAGTAAAAGAATGTTATTGTAATTATGAAGTAAAGAAGATTCATGTAAGATCATCAAGAACTCAGCGTAAACCTGCCTCACCTTGCCGTCAATGCAGAAgccaatttgaaattaaatctataaaagaaACTGACCATAAGGCTGCACTAACTTCGCCGATTAGCTGTGAAACATTTAGGAGAGTTAAAAAAATCGACTACACGCCTAGATCTCAATTCCTTCGCAATGTACAGAACAAAGTCTTCGAATTACAAACTGGAGGCGAGGGAGATTGCTTGCGAACGTGTCCGCGATCATCCAGCTACCACAGATTCATGACAAGTCCAAGGATGCAAGATACCATCCAGGATGAAAAATCGACATTGCCGAACGAACACAAGCGTGTCGATAAGAGACAATTATTTCCAGCATCTCCAAAAACTCCAGCAAATTCACTAGCGAGCGAACGAATCGAATCCGACGATGTCACCTGCACTTTGAGCAAAGGAATTCAAGTGTTTTCGCGAAAGTTGTCAAAGTCAACATTACGAAAGACTCTTAGATCCAAGAGGCAAATACCAAAGTCAAGCGAAAGACCTATCTCGAAATCGCCGACACGAAGTAAAAGAGCAATACAATTGTGTAAACAAGATTGTCCTTGTTGCACGAAAGAACCGAATAGGACTACGAAATTTGACAAAGATGAACGCGTACAAACGTACAATTTACCGGAATATTCCGAACAAAGAGATCAATGCTTGAAGCAAGATGATGGTTTCACAATTGATGATACCGTGGATCAAGAAAtagaaaacttgaaaaaatttcgaGAGCAGAATTACTTCGAGACGCATGGCTCGAGTCACACATTGACATCATCGCGATCTTTACAACAGTATCTGCTGAACGAACGTCTTTTTCCGGAGTCGGTAGGCAAGATTCATAAGCAAGATTTGGTAGTGACGATGCCGCCGTGCGCGACGATGCAAAAAAAGCGCATTCATTACTTTCCCAGATATGTAGTGCGTCAAGAAAAGAAAGCCTGCAATACGAATTACAGACGTAAACAATGCCAAAGCTGTCCTCTCACTGGTCATGCCATTGATCTTGGAGTCCTGAAGGCTAGACCGCCGTTAAATAGCCTGGCACTCAAATATCAGAAGAGAGTTTCTTGA
- the LOC140666440 gene encoding uncharacterized protein isoform X4, producing MSVPNITSSGKLILTSKKPRQQFTPRKPVKECYCNYEVKKIHVRSSRTQRKPASPCRQCRSQFEIKSIKETDHKAALTSPISCETFRRVKKIDYTPRSQFLRNVQNKVFELQTGGEGDCLRTCPRSSSYHRFMTSPRMQDTIQDEKSTLPNEHKRVDKRQLFPASPKTPANSLASERIESDDVTCTLSKGIQVFSRKLSKSTLRKTLRSKRQIPKSSERPISKSPTRSKRAIQLCKQDCPCCTKEPNRTTKFDKDERVQTYNLPEYSEQRDQCLKQDDGFTIDDTVDQEIENLKKFREQNYFETHGSSHTLTSSRSLQQYLLNERLFPESVGKIHKQDLVVTMPPCATMQKKRIHYFPRYVVRQEKKACNTNYRRKQCQSCPLTGHAIDLGVLKARPPLNSLALKYQKRVS from the coding sequence ATGTCAGTGCCAAATATAACGTCCTCTGGAAAACTAATACTAACATCTAAAAAACCGCGACAGCAATTTACCCCTAGAAAGCCAGTAAAAGAATGTTATTGTAATTATGAAGTAAAGAAGATTCATGTAAGATCATCAAGAACTCAGCGTAAACCTGCCTCACCTTGCCGTCAATGCAGAAgccaatttgaaattaaatctataaaagaaACTGACCATAAGGCTGCACTAACTTCGCCGATTAGCTGTGAAACATTTAGGAGAGTTAAAAAAATCGACTACACGCCTAGATCTCAATTCCTTCGCAATGTACAGAACAAAGTCTTCGAATTACAAACTGGAGGCGAGGGAGATTGCTTGCGAACGTGTCCGCGATCATCCAGCTACCACAGATTCATGACAAGTCCAAGGATGCAAGATACCATCCAGGATGAAAAATCGACATTGCCGAACGAACACAAGCGTGTCGATAAGAGACAATTATTTCCAGCATCTCCAAAAACTCCAGCAAATTCACTAGCGAGCGAACGAATCGAATCCGACGATGTCACCTGCACTTTGAGCAAAGGAATTCAAGTGTTTTCGCGAAAGTTGTCAAAGTCAACATTACGAAAGACTCTTAGATCCAAGAGGCAAATACCAAAGTCAAGCGAAAGACCTATCTCGAAATCGCCGACACGAAGTAAAAGAGCAATACAATTGTGTAAACAAGATTGTCCTTGTTGCACGAAAGAACCGAATAGGACTACGAAATTTGACAAAGATGAACGCGTACAAACGTACAATTTACCGGAATATTCCGAACAAAGAGATCAATGCTTGAAGCAAGATGATGGTTTCACAATTGATGATACCGTGGATCAAGAAAtagaaaacttgaaaaaatttcgaGAGCAGAATTACTTCGAGACGCATGGCTCGAGTCACACATTGACATCATCGCGATCTTTACAACAGTATCTGCTGAACGAACGTCTTTTTCCGGAGTCGGTAGGCAAGATTCATAAGCAAGATTTGGTAGTGACGATGCCGCCGTGCGCGACGATGCAAAAAAAGCGCATTCATTACTTTCCCAGATATGTAGTGCGTCAAGAAAAGAAAGCCTGCAATACGAATTACAGACGTAAACAATGCCAAAGCTGTCCTCTCACTGGTCATGCCATTGATCTTGGAGTCCTGAAGGCTAGACCGCCGTTAAATAGCCTGGCACTCAAATATCAGAAGAGAGTTTCTTGA
- the LOC140666440 gene encoding uncharacterized protein isoform X2 → MGEIFNDSLEKLRKRSRTLLAHINENSKRIDEEVKKLRSQTLSLINCCNHKSQGSIERNTNLWKLRNDSSEISAVLNPDFFCVNSKHTTMSVPNITSSGKLILTSKKPRQQFTPRKPVKECYCNYEVKKIHVRSSRTQRKPASPCRQCRSQFEIKSIKETDHKAALTSPISCETFRRVKKIDYTPRSQFLRNVQNKVFELQTGGEGDCLRTCPRSSSYHRFMTSPRMQDTIQDEKSTLPNEHKRVDKRQLFPASPKTPANSLASERIESDDVTCTLSKGIQVFSRKLSKSTLRKTLRSKRQIPKSSERPISKSPTRSKRAIQLCKQDCPCCTKEPNRTTKFDKDERVQTYNLPEYSEQRDQCLKQDDGFTIDDTVDQEIENLKKFREQNYFETHGSSHTLTSSRSLQQYLLNERLFPESVGKIHKQDLVVTMPPCATMQKKRIHYFPRYVVRQEKKACNTNYRRKQCQSCPLTGHAIDLGVLKARPPLNSLALKYQKRVS, encoded by the exons ATGGGAGAGATATTCAATGATAGTTTAGAAAAGTTACGTAAGAGAAGTCGAACATTATTAGCACATATTAATGAAAACTCTAAAAGGATTGATGAAGAAGTAAAGAAATTACGTTCACAAACATT ATCTTTGATAAATTGCTGTAATCATAAGAGTCAAGGTAGTATAGAAAGAAATACTAATTTATGGAAATTGCGCAATGACTCGAGTGAAATCAGTGCTGTTTTAAATCCAGATTTTTTCTGTGTCAATTCTAAACACACAACTATGTCAGTGCCAAATATAACGTCCTCTGGAAAACTAATACTAACATCTAAAAAACCGCGACAGCAATTTACCCCTAGAAAGCCAGTAAAAGAATGTTATTGTAATTATGAAGTAAAGAAGATTCATGTAAGATCATCAAGAACTCAGCGTAAACCTGCCTCACCTTGCCGTCAATGCAGAAgccaatttgaaattaaatctataaaagaaACTGACCATAAGGCTGCACTAACTTCGCCGATTAGCTGTGAAACATTTAGGAGAGTTAAAAAAATCGACTACACGCCTAGATCTCAATTCCTTCGCAATGTACAGAACAAAGTCTTCGAATTACAAACTGGAGGCGAGGGAGATTGCTTGCGAACGTGTCCGCGATCATCCAGCTACCACAGATTCATGACAAGTCCAAGGATGCAAGATACCATCCAGGATGAAAAATCGACATTGCCGAACGAACACAAGCGTGTCGATAAGAGACAATTATTTCCAGCATCTCCAAAAACTCCAGCAAATTCACTAGCGAGCGAACGAATCGAATCCGACGATGTCACCTGCACTTTGAGCAAAGGAATTCAAGTGTTTTCGCGAAAGTTGTCAAAGTCAACATTACGAAAGACTCTTAGATCCAAGAGGCAAATACCAAAGTCAAGCGAAAGACCTATCTCGAAATCGCCGACACGAAGTAAAAGAGCAATACAATTGTGTAAACAAGATTGTCCTTGTTGCACGAAAGAACCGAATAGGACTACGAAATTTGACAAAGATGAACGCGTACAAACGTACAATTTACCGGAATATTCCGAACAAAGAGATCAATGCTTGAAGCAAGATGATGGTTTCACAATTGATGATACCGTGGATCAAGAAAtagaaaacttgaaaaaatttcgaGAGCAGAATTACTTCGAGACGCATGGCTCGAGTCACACATTGACATCATCGCGATCTTTACAACAGTATCTGCTGAACGAACGTCTTTTTCCGGAGTCGGTAGGCAAGATTCATAAGCAAGATTTGGTAGTGACGATGCCGCCGTGCGCGACGATGCAAAAAAAGCGCATTCATTACTTTCCCAGATATGTAGTGCGTCAAGAAAAGAAAGCCTGCAATACGAATTACAGACGTAAACAATGCCAAAGCTGTCCTCTCACTGGTCATGCCATTGATCTTGGAGTCCTGAAGGCTAGACCGCCGTTAAATAGCCTGGCACTCAAATATCAGAAGAGAGTTTCTTGA
- the LOC140666449 gene encoding uncharacterized protein, which translates to MKLLGYCLFCLLAARIQSKPQITKLFPVEGTHQKQLSNTTKSLEKFLGTIRATYNFIFHQTNNTNNIEKILAKNASTSDLQPFKLIWPDPIQTDKYANLPDKYPNNSFLDQIKSLSTLKNYENKVNSSNLEKESSVKIATTIKTNEKIEMNSTSSGEKSSNKIETLPDDDWFNDIQPLEQLELQDDEINKKDEVEIVTIRTDDKTLQSPRVGHQLFEWLGSLFGFTHNIYAKLSGAACGNEKKQ; encoded by the exons ATGAAGCTTTTAGGATACTGTCTCTTTTGC CTCCTCGCCGCAAGAATACAATCGAAGCCCCAAATAACTAAACTGTTCCCAGTAGAAGGAACGCATCAGAAACAATTAAGTAATACTACAAAGTCCCTGGAAAAATTTTTGGGAACAATACGCGCCACATACAACTTCATCTTCCATCAAACTAACAATACAAACAACATAGAAAAGATCTTGGCGAAAAATGCATCAACTTCCGATTTGCAaccatttaaattaatctggCCCGACCCAATACAGACAGATAAATATGCAAATCTCCCAGACAAATATCCCAACAATAGTTTCCTGGATCAAATAAAATCGCTATCAACActgaaaaattacgaaaataaagtaaattcaaGTAATCTCGAGAAGGAATCGTCCGTCAAAATAGCGACAACGATCAAAACGAATGAAAAAATCGAGATGAATTCTACGAGCTCCGGTGAGAAGAGCTCCAACAAAATAGAAACACTGCCTGACGACGATTGGTTTAACGATATTCAACCTTTAGAACAACTGGAACTGCAAGacgatgaaataaataagaaagatgAGGTGGAAATCGTAACAATAAGAACTGACGACAAGACCCTTCAATCTCCAAGGGTGGGTCATCAACTGTTCGAGTGGCTTGGATCGCTTTTCGGTTTTACTCATAACATTTATGCTAAATTATCCGGTGCTGCTTGTGGAAATGAAAagaagcaataa
- the LOC140666440 gene encoding uncharacterized protein isoform X1 — protein sequence MNRMSPVFWISPRAIHQRAKYANFICNNKDRAQHTDRKLHVGNHCMFSSEAHIKSLINCCNHKSQGSIERNTNLWKLRNDSSEISAVLNPDFFCVNSKHTTMSVPNITSSGKLILTSKKPRQQFTPRKPVKECYCNYEVKKIHVRSSRTQRKPASPCRQCRSQFEIKSIKETDHKAALTSPISCETFRRVKKIDYTPRSQFLRNVQNKVFELQTGGEGDCLRTCPRSSSYHRFMTSPRMQDTIQDEKSTLPNEHKRVDKRQLFPASPKTPANSLASERIESDDVTCTLSKGIQVFSRKLSKSTLRKTLRSKRQIPKSSERPISKSPTRSKRAIQLCKQDCPCCTKEPNRTTKFDKDERVQTYNLPEYSEQRDQCLKQDDGFTIDDTVDQEIENLKKFREQNYFETHGSSHTLTSSRSLQQYLLNERLFPESVGKIHKQDLVVTMPPCATMQKKRIHYFPRYVVRQEKKACNTNYRRKQCQSCPLTGHAIDLGVLKARPPLNSLALKYQKRVS from the exons ATGAATCGGATGTCACCTGTATTCTGGATCTCTCCTCGAGCGATTCATCAACGCGCGAAATACGCGaactttatttgtaataataaagatcGTGCTCAACACAC TGATCGTAAACTTCACGTTGGTAATCATTGTATGTTCAGTTCTGAAGCACATATCAA ATCTTTGATAAATTGCTGTAATCATAAGAGTCAAGGTAGTATAGAAAGAAATACTAATTTATGGAAATTGCGCAATGACTCGAGTGAAATCAGTGCTGTTTTAAATCCAGATTTTTTCTGTGTCAATTCTAAACACACAACTATGTCAGTGCCAAATATAACGTCCTCTGGAAAACTAATACTAACATCTAAAAAACCGCGACAGCAATTTACCCCTAGAAAGCCAGTAAAAGAATGTTATTGTAATTATGAAGTAAAGAAGATTCATGTAAGATCATCAAGAACTCAGCGTAAACCTGCCTCACCTTGCCGTCAATGCAGAAgccaatttgaaattaaatctataaaagaaACTGACCATAAGGCTGCACTAACTTCGCCGATTAGCTGTGAAACATTTAGGAGAGTTAAAAAAATCGACTACACGCCTAGATCTCAATTCCTTCGCAATGTACAGAACAAAGTCTTCGAATTACAAACTGGAGGCGAGGGAGATTGCTTGCGAACGTGTCCGCGATCATCCAGCTACCACAGATTCATGACAAGTCCAAGGATGCAAGATACCATCCAGGATGAAAAATCGACATTGCCGAACGAACACAAGCGTGTCGATAAGAGACAATTATTTCCAGCATCTCCAAAAACTCCAGCAAATTCACTAGCGAGCGAACGAATCGAATCCGACGATGTCACCTGCACTTTGAGCAAAGGAATTCAAGTGTTTTCGCGAAAGTTGTCAAAGTCAACATTACGAAAGACTCTTAGATCCAAGAGGCAAATACCAAAGTCAAGCGAAAGACCTATCTCGAAATCGCCGACACGAAGTAAAAGAGCAATACAATTGTGTAAACAAGATTGTCCTTGTTGCACGAAAGAACCGAATAGGACTACGAAATTTGACAAAGATGAACGCGTACAAACGTACAATTTACCGGAATATTCCGAACAAAGAGATCAATGCTTGAAGCAAGATGATGGTTTCACAATTGATGATACCGTGGATCAAGAAAtagaaaacttgaaaaaatttcgaGAGCAGAATTACTTCGAGACGCATGGCTCGAGTCACACATTGACATCATCGCGATCTTTACAACAGTATCTGCTGAACGAACGTCTTTTTCCGGAGTCGGTAGGCAAGATTCATAAGCAAGATTTGGTAGTGACGATGCCGCCGTGCGCGACGATGCAAAAAAAGCGCATTCATTACTTTCCCAGATATGTAGTGCGTCAAGAAAAGAAAGCCTGCAATACGAATTACAGACGTAAACAATGCCAAAGCTGTCCTCTCACTGGTCATGCCATTGATCTTGGAGTCCTGAAGGCTAGACCGCCGTTAAATAGCCTGGCACTCAAATATCAGAAGAGAGTTTCTTGA